The following proteins come from a genomic window of Lolium rigidum isolate FL_2022 chromosome 5, APGP_CSIRO_Lrig_0.1, whole genome shotgun sequence:
- the LOC124653671 gene encoding CBL-interacting protein kinase 15-like, producing the protein MESSGKIVMGRYELGRLLGKGAFGKVHYAKNLQSNQGVAIKMMDKEKVLKVGLSEQVRREITTMRLVEHKSIVQLHEVMATRSKIYFVMEYMKGGELFEKVAKGGKLTEGAAHKYFQQLISAVDYCHSRGVYHRDLKPENLLLDENENLKVSDFGLSALSESKRQDGLLHTACGSPAYVAPEVICKGGYDGAKSDIWSCGVILFVLVAGYLPFQGLNLMEMYRKIEKGEFRCPGWVSQKLQKLLYKIMDPDPSKRISIQKIKESTWFRKGPGDTLRVKEPSENITTNAAPALGVRRKKNNQEDPKQLVVTNLNAFEIISLSTGFDLSGLFVEKENRKEARFTSEKPASAIVSKLEDVAKALNLRVRKKDNGVVKMQGRKEGRNGVLQFDSEIFEITPSYHVIKMKQTSGDSLEYQKLLDEGIRPALKEIVWAWHGDGDQQVHQA; encoded by the coding sequence ATGGAGAGCAGCGGGAAGATTGTGATGGGGAGGTATGAATTGGGGAGACTGTTAGGGAAAGGAGCATTTGGCAAGGTGCACTACGCCAAGAACCTTCAGTCGAACCAAGGTGTCGCCATAAAGATGATGGACAAGGAGAAGGTGCTAAAGGTAGGGCTCTCAGAGCAGGTCAGGCGTGAGATCACAACCATGCGGTTGGTGGAGCATAAGAGCATTGTTCAGCTCCATGAGGTCATGGCAACACGAAGCAAGATCTACTTCGTCATGGAGTACATGAAAGGCGGTGAGCTCTTTGAAAAGGTCGCTAAGGGTGGCAAGCTCACAGAAGGTGCTGCACATAAGTACTTCCAGCAGCTCATCAGTGCAGTGGATTACTGCCACAGCCGAGGCGTGTATCACCGGGACTTGAAGCCTGAGAACCTGCTGCTGGATGAGAATGAGAACCTGAAGGTTTCAGATTTTGGACTGAGCGCACTTTCGGAGTCCAAGAGGCAAGACGGCTTGCTCCACACTGCGTGTGGATCGCCTGCATATGTAGCTCCAGAAGTGATATGCAAGGGCGGCTATGATGGTGCAAAATCAGATATCTGGTCTTGTGGTGTTATTCTGTTTGTTCTCGTCGCTGGTTACCTCCCTTTCCAAGGTCTGAACTTGATGGAGATGTACCGCAAGATTGAGAAAGGCGAATTCAGGTGCCCTGGCTGGGTTTCGCAAAAACTTCAGAAGCTGCTGTACAAGATCATGGACCCTGATCCAAGCAAGAGGATATCGATTCAGAAGATAAAAGAGTCCACCTGGTTCCGGAAAGGTCCTGGGGATACCCTTAGAGTGAAGGAGCCAAGTGAGAACATCACCACAAATGCTGCTCCAGCACTTGGTGTGCGGCGCAAAAAGAACAATCAGGAAGACCCGAAGCAGCTGGTGGTGACAAATTTAAATGCCTTTGAAATCATCTCTTTGTCCACAGGGTTTGATCTTTCTGGCCTATTCGTTGAAAAGGAGAACAGAAAGGAAGCAAGGTTCACTTCAGAAAAGCCTGCCTCAGCCATTGTCTCAAAGCTAGAAGATGTCGCAAAGGCGCTGAATCTCAGGGTGAGGAAGAAGGATAATGGTGTTGTCAAGATGCAAGggaggaaggaaggaaggaatgGCGTTCTTCAGTTTGACTCAGAGATCTTTGAGATCACCCCTTCCTACCATGTCATTAAGATGAAACAAACAAGCGGTGATTCACTGGAGTATCAGAAGCTATTGGATGAGGGCATCCGGCCAGCACTGAAGGAAATAGTCTGGGCCTGGCATGGAGATGGTGATCAGCAGGTACATCAAGCGTAG
- the LOC124654651 gene encoding uncharacterized protein LOC124654651 — protein MCPLRVILIFLSATVAGFFLLRGLNAEPDFFQDADEGSESPRAAVPLHSKVGSAVKAGFWTTVDMASGRYLWRTLVAPAKSESDQAR, from the exons ATGTGTCCGCTCAGGGTGATACTCATCTTCCTCTCCGCCACCGTCGCCGGGTTCTTCCTCCTCCGGGGCCTCAACGCCGAGCCCGACTTCTTCCAAGACGCCGATGAGGGCTCGGAATCTCCCAGGGCCGCCGTTCCCCTCCATTCCAAG GTTGGTTCGGCTGTGAAAGCCGGCTTCTGGACGACCGTGGACATGGCGAGCGGGCGGTACCTCTGGCGGACACTCGTCGCGCCCGCGAAATCTGAGTCCGACCAGGCTCGGTGA